The DNA window GTGAAACATATTTTTTGACTAAACTGCTTCCATTCAATGCAAATGCTTCAGATGCTGCTGGTAAAAGTACAACTGCAACTGAAGATGATATTACCAAAGGAAGCCTGGCAATCGGACTTGCAACGTTGTAGTAACCAAGCAGTGAGAATCCTAACATAGGAGGAACAATAAAGTTCACAGTCTGAAATAGGGTTAATTCTGCGAGGCCAGTAATAATTACAGGAGTACTAAATAACAGAAGCATTTTTACTAGTTTCAATTCTCCAATGCTTTTTTCAGGTTTTTTAACATTCTTCAATCCATCCCAAAATTTCCTTCGGAATATGATGACTGCTGAAACCGCTGCAATAGCAAAACCGATAATGCTTCCCACTACAGCACCAAGAACATAGAATCCTGCCAGTATAAACACAACAGCCAAACTTATCATGAATATCTGTTCAACAGCCCGTGTGATCATGATATCTGTCATTTCTTGATATCCCTGGAAAACACCTCTAAACAAACCTAAAATTACGCTGAATGGTGCAATGAAACTCACGGCTTGTAACAATGCTGTGAGTTCAGGACCGCCCTTCATGTAATCTGAGATGTAACCCGCAGAAAAATAGAAGACAGTGACGAAGACCACGCTCATTAAGATCATGATCTTCAATGAACTGAATATCACCTTCTTAACCATGTACCTATCATCCTTTGCAAGGTACTCTGATACATATTTGGCTATTGCTGGAGGAAGTCCTGCTACGGCAATTAGAATTAAAATCCATTGAAAGGACATTGCAGTGTTTAGCATTCCATAGGCATTGATATCCAGTAAAGATAGCATCAGAACCATGAATATGTATCCTCCAACCCTGAAGAATATGGTTCCAATGAGTATGATGAAACTGCCCTTCAATAATTTATGCATAACCCTTTGTTAGCTCTTGACTATTTAAAGTTATAGTATATAAAAATAGAACTTTACCATTTTAAGTAGGATAAATCATAATTTGGGACTCTTTAACCTAAAACTAATATAAAATTAGGGGTTCTTGATAGTTTTACAGTTAATTAATTGAGTTACAAAAATGGTTCGAAGATTGGACATGAATAATCTACTATATTTTAAGAATAAAAAAAAATAAAACTACAAACTTGATATGATTATGGATTTTAAAAAAAATATTGGGTTCTAGGCCCCCGCCTCCAAAGACCTAGAAAAGAATAGGAGGAAAAAGTTATACTGCTTTTTCTCCTCTTTCACCGGTTCTAATTCTTATAACCTCTTCAACTGGTGCTACGAAGATTTTTCCATCTCCAATATCACCTGTTTGTGCAGTTTTAACTATGGCGTCAATAACTTTTTCAACATAATCATCGTTGACAATTATTTCGAGCCTGGTTTTAGGTAGGAGATCCACTTTGTAATCTCTGCCCCTGTAACTTTCAGTTATTCCTAACTGACGGCCACGACCTTTAACTTCTGTTACAGTCACTCCATTGCACTGAATTTCTTGAAGAGCTTCTTTTACAACTTCTAATTTATCTGGTCTTATTACTGCGGTTATTTCTTTCATTTTACCACATTCCCTTAAATTCTGTAACCCGATTCTTCGTGAAGATGGGTATCAAGGCCTTCAACTTCTTCTTTGAGGTCCACTCTGAGACCGATGGTTTTGTCAATGACAACACCAATTATTAGGGTCATTATGAGTGTGTATACTCCTACAACAGCGATACCAATTAATTGTGTTACAATCTGTCCAGGGTTTCCGTAGAGAGCACCTGTTCCTAGTGAGTTTACGAATGGAGCAGCAAATATACCTGTTGCTAGAGCACCCCATGCACCACCTACACCGTGGATACCGAATACATCAAGTGCATCGTCGTATCCGAATTTGGATTTGACTGTTGATATTGCAATGTAACAGAATATGGATACAAGGAAACCTATGACTAATGCTCCGCCCATTGTTACAAATCCTGCTGCTGGTGTGATTGCAACTAATCCTGCTATTGCACCAGATATTGCACCGAGTAAAGTTGGTTTTCCAGTTTTTATAACATCCATCATTACCCATGATATGAGTGCTGCTGCAGTTGCGGTGTTTGTTGCTAAGAATGCTGAACCTGCAAGTCCGCCTGCAGAAAGTGCTGATCCTGCGTTAAATCCGAACCAACCGAACCACAGTAATGCTGCACCTATAACTGAGTATCCTAAGTTATGTGGTAGCAGTCTGATATCTTTCCTTTTTCCAAGTAAAAGTACCAGTGCGAGGGCAGCAATACCTGCATTCAAGTGAACAACTGTTCCTCCTGCAAAGTCTAACACACCTAACTGTGATAACCATCCTCCACCCCATACCCAGTGGGATATAGGTAGATATACGATTGTTATCCAGAGTGGCACGAATGCGAGCCATGCACTGAATTTCATCCTTTCAACTATTGCACCTGAAACAAGTGCTACTGTTATGGCTGCAAATGTCATCTGGAAAGCTACATAAACCAGTAATGGTATTGTAGGTGCTAAAGGTGCCAGAGCATTTACATCTATTCCGTTCATTAATATATTGGCCGGACTACCAATTATACCCATCACATCCGTTCCGAATGCCAGTGGATATCCATAAATTACCCATATTATACTTGTTATGGAGAATGCCATGAACGATAAAAATATGGTGTTTAATACATTTTCTTTTTTAGTAAGTCCCCCGTAGAACAATGCTACGCCGGGTAAAGTCATTAACATAACTAAAGCGGTGGAGGTTAACATCCACGCTGTATCACCAGAGTTAAGAATTGCTTCAACCATTTTATTTCCTCCCTTAGGTTTGTATCTGATAATATCGGTTGATTATCAATTGATTAGTGTATAGTCGTTTTAATTTGTAGTATTGTGAATTTTCCAAATGGAAAATGAGATTAATATTTCAAATCATTCACCCCAATTTTATTTTCACCTAAACTATCGGAGGTAGGAAACATACTTCCGACATATCATTGTTGAATTTAACCATATATAAATGTTTTGATTGATCTGTCCAAAAATGTACAATATCAGCGTTATAACTGACAATGAATAGTAAAATTAGAAATAATTAAAAAATGTTCATAATATTATGAATTTTAGATAAATTTTTGGTAGATTGTTGAAAATATTTCCAAACTTGAATTCAAGAATTTAAAAAAAATATAAAATTTCAGAATTTTATTTATAGGATCTTAATAATAAAAGTAATAGAATATGGAGTTAAATGGCTTTTTCGCCACGTTCACCAGTTCTTATTCTAATTACTTCTTCAACAGGTGAAATGAAAATTTTTCCATCACCTATATCTCCAGTTTGTGCTGTTTTCACTATTGTGTCAACGATGTTGTCTAAATCTTCCTCTCCTGTAACTATTTCAATTTCTGTCTTTGGAAGAAGATCAACCTTGTAGTCGTGTCCTCTGTAACTTTCTGTAATGCCTAACTGTATTCCTCTACCCCTTACTTCTTTGATAGTTAAACCATTGCAACCTATATCTTCAAGTGCCTGTTTAACCTCCTCTAATTTATCGGGTCTTATAATCGCGAGTATTTTTTTCATTATTGCACCTCATAAATCCTCATTTAAAATTATTATTACTTTGGATTCATTTAAAGCTACTCATGACAGCCTGTAACCGGATTCCTCATGCAGATTAATATCTAGACCTTGAACTTCGTCTTGAGTTTCTACTCTGAGTCCTATTGTTTTGTCAATGACCTTACCAATTATCAGGGTCATCACAAATGCATAGGCTCCAATTACTAATACGGCCAGGAGTTGAATTCCTATTTGAGCTGGGTTTCCTGCGATTAATCCTCCTTTAATTGCACTGTTTATGAGGGGTGTTGCAAAGAATCCTACTGCGATGGTACCTACTATTCCACAAACACCATGTATTCCAAATACATCGAGGGAGTCATCGTAACCGAACCTTGGTTTAAGATGTGAAACAGCGAAGTAAGCACAAATTGCGGCAACAAATCCTATAATTATGGCCGCGGTTACATTTACATAACCTGCTGCTGGTGTTATGGCTGCAAGTCCAGCTATTGCACCTGAAAGTGCTCCAAGTATTGTTGGCTTACCAGTTTGAAGTTTATCCATGAGGATCCAAGTCATCATACCAACACAAGCAGAGATGTTTGTGACTATCATGGCAGATACTGCCAAATTTGTTGCTCCAAGTGCAGATCCTGCGTTAAATCCAAACCAACCAAACCATAGTAGACCGGTACCAATAATGGAATATCCTAGATGGTGGGGAAGTAAATTAGAATTTTTCCTTGCACCTAATAACATCACAAGGGCTAATGCTGCCATACCACAGTTAACATGAACAACTGTTCCTCCTGCAAAATCAAGTGCACCCATCTGAGCTAACCATCCTCCACCCCACATCCAGTGAGCTACGGGCATGTAAACTAGTGTGGCCCAAATAGGTATAAATGCGAGCCAAGCTGAAAATTTCATCCTTTCTACAACTGCTCCAGATATCAATGCAACTGTTATGGCTGCAAATGTCATTTGGAATATTGCGTAAAGTCCTGTTGGTATGGTTGGGGCATAGGTTGAAAGTGTGTTTGATTCTATAACTCCTCCGAACAGTGGATTTGCTATGCTACCCATAAATCCCCACATATCAGAACCAAAGGTAAGGTCGTAGCCATATACGAACCAGATTATACTCACAATTGCAAAACTTACAAAAGATAAAAATATTGTATTTAAAACGTTTTCTCTCCGTATTAGCCCTCCATAAAAGAGAGCTACGCCGGGTATGGTCATTAGAATTACTAGTGCTGTGGATATTAACATCCAGGCAGTATCACCAGAGTCAAGAACTACCATTTTTTTGTTTCCTCCATTAATAGTTTAGGTATATAATTTTCCATAATCTTTTCAGGTACAAGAAAATTTTCTAAAAATAAAAATTTTACCCCACCTGTTGTTTCCTTGTAGATGCTATTGGATATAGGCAACCTACTTCCGATATATTTTTTTGCATATTATTATTTAACTATTGTGGTAAAACGAAGTTGAAATGATTAAATATTTCCAAACAATATCAGAAAAATTACAAAATAAATTAAAAAAAGGCTAATAAATCCATCCTGATCAAGAATTATAAAAAAAAATAAGTGGTAGGAATCAGATGATTCCTTTGTATTTGAATGGTTTTTCCAGTCCTGCCATTTTGACTCCTGTGAGGGTGGATGATTCTAAAGTTAGTGCCCTTAAATCATCTTTCTCGAGTTTTAACAGATCTGTATTACCTGCTTGTTGTGTTAGCATCACGGCTTCTTCTGTCATGGCTTCGATGTATCTTGCAACTCTTTTTCCACCTTCAATATAATCTAAACGCCTTCTAAGCTGTGGATTTTGTGTTGCAATTCCTTTTCTACATGTTCCAGCGAAACACATCTGACATACTCTGCATCCAATTGATACCAGTGCAGCAGTAGCTATATAAACTGCATCAGCACCGAGTGCAATTGCTTTTGCAACATCGGCACCATTTCTTATGCCTCCTCCTGCAACAAGATTTACTTTACTACGTAAATTAATTTGTTTTAAAGCTTCATCTGCTTCAACAATTGCAGCTATGGTTGGCACACCTGAATGTTCTGTAACGACGTCAGGTCCTGCTCCTGTTCCTCCTTGCATTCCATCAACAACTATGATGTCTGCCCCGGCTTTTGCTGCTATCTTTACATCGTCACTCACACGACCAGATGTAAATTTAACAATGATTGGAACCTTCCAGTCAGTAATTTCACGGAGTTGGGATATTTTCATGGAAAGATCTTCAGGACCTACAATGTCCATGTGTCGTGCAGGGCTCAGTGCATCTGTACCTTCTGGAATCATTCTGATTCTTGAAACATCTGCAGTAACCTTTTCACCAAGTAAATGACCGCCCATACCAGACTTGGCACCTTGACCTATTTTGATTTCCACCGCTTCTGAGTTGTTTAGGTACTTGGCTGAAACTCCAAACCTACCAGATGCGTACTGTGCTATGAGTTTAGATGCATATCTTCTCTCTTCCGGAAGCATACCTCCTTCTCCAGTATTGGTTGCGGTTCCTGCGAGTGTTGCACCCATGGCAAGGGATATTTTGGCCTCTTTACTGAGCGCACCGAAGGACATTGCAGCAATCATTATTGGAGTGTCTATAACGAGGGGATTTTCCGCGAATCTGGCTCCTAATGTGACTTTTGTGTTGCATGGTTCCCTGTATTTGTCTATTGGAGGTCTTGAAACCTGAGCTGGAATAACAACCAGGTCATCAAAGGTCGGGATTACCCTGGTAGCTCCACAGCCTCGTACTTTGTATGAACCAGTTTCAGATTTTCTGCCTATTTCAACAATATCTGATTGTGTCCACACATTTCTTCTGTCTTCTGGAACTGCGTTAACTTCTATTGCATTGTTTGGACACATTTCTTCGCATATTCTGCATCCTACACAGTTTTCATGATGAAGTGGGTATGGTTCGTCGTCAATTATTTCGTATACATCGTGTGGACAGTTGTTAAAACATGAGTAACAGTTTTTACACAGTTCTTCGTCCCTGTTATCGCACATGTACCAGCAGCATCCTGGTCTGTTGAATTCTCTTTTGCAGAGATTATGATCCCTTTCAACTTTAAATGGCAATTTACATTCCTCCCTTTCCCTTATTTAAATCTTTAAGTGGTGTGAAAATTGTGCATGCTGAATATTTGGTTCCAGCAGCTTTCAGAACATCTGCTACATTGTTGGTTAATTTAGGTTCTGGTTTCCATGGTTCTTTGGAGTTCTTGTCTACCACAATCACATCATCCACGACATTTTTAGCTAATGCGTAGTTTAGAAGTGCTGTAGCAACACCTCCATCCTGACCATTTAACATTGGAGCTTTGGCTGAAACTATTTTTAAATAGTCGCCGAGTGGTTTTTTATCGGCATCTGTGGTCATAATATCGTCTGGAACGTAGGTCCTTGGACATGCCATGTAACACAGGTTACATCCTTCAGGGCACTTTCCAGTTAACTGAGGTTTTCTGTCATCGATCTTTATGATTCCTTCTGGACAAACATAATCACATGCTCCACAAAGTACGCATGCTCCTATGTCTATCACATCTCCCTTTAGATCGTTGAATTGACAGTTTTCTATTTCTTCGTAGTATTCCCTGATCGGCATCTGCCTTCTGTATATAACTGGCCTTCCAACAAGCTCACGCCTTTGAATTTCCTCTATATTTTCTTTCATCTTCTTGTTAGAAAGGTTTTCAATCAGCTTTATACCTTTTTCATCTATTGGTTTGGTTTCGATGTAACTGTCTTTTTCTGCGTTTTTTAGGAATTCTAATCCTTTATCGCTTCTAACAATCACTGTGGACCATCCCTCTTCAGATCCCACAGAACCTACTGAAATGTCTGATAGTTCAGATGTGAAATCCATACAGATGTTGCAGTTTTTTCGTATGCATGATTTAGCTTTGTTAAGGGGTACTTTGAAAATTTTGTCTTCGTTTAGGTAGAACCACATGTAATTTTTTTCTACCCTGCATTCTTGGATATCGTTCATATCTATGTTGTTTTTATCCAAGAGCTTCTTGATTGAACTGTATGAAAAGTTTTCCATGCAGAAAAGTCCGATTTTAATATCGATTGGTGAATTTCCAAGTACATCTGAAAACTTTTCGAGTTTGCTTGCAGCCACCATGTGGCAGGGAGTTCCAACAACTGCAACTTTTTCTTTGCTACTGTTTTCCATAGTTCATCCCTCCTCAGATTCTTTGCCGTAGAATGGTCTGTTAGATCTTGGAACAATTTTTTTAAAGGATTCATAATCTTTTTCAGATAGATCGAACCCGTACTCTGGTAGTAGTTCTTTGAGTTCCGTGAGATCATCATTGTTCAGTTCATCTATTTTAGCATTTTTACCAAGGCTCTCAACACTTCCACGAACGTATATTGCTCCCCTGATAATGGATTCACCAGCGTCTTGAGAGACATCTCCTAGGATTATGATGCGTCCGCCCATCATGAACAGTCCGGTCATAAATCCAGAATTTCCACCAACTATTATGGTGCCGCCTTTCATTATTTCGCCAGTTCTTGAGCCTACGTCTCTTTTAACAGTTACGGTTCCTCCGTATATTCCTTGTCCTACTCCATCCCCTGCTGATCCATCTATTATGACTTCACCAGATGTCATGTTGTCGCCAGGGAACCACCCTGCATTTTCGGTTATGTGTATTTTGGCGCCGTCAATCATTGTTCCTGCAAAGTAACCTGCTGATCCGTCAATAACAATTTCAACAGGTTCGATCAATCCCGCTGCAATGTAGTGCATTGCATTCGGATTTTTCACAACAATACTGTCGTAATCAACTGCAGCTTTTCTAATGTCACGATTAACTTCCCTTGGGGGTTGGTTTTCGGCATTGATAATAAATTCACTCATATTAATCACCTAAATCTTTTTATATGCCTTTTGGTCGTTATATTGTGTAAGATCTTGTTTCTCCAGGGGCTATCTGATCTATGTCGTGGGTGTCCATAACTTCTCTTAGGGACACTTCTTCAGATGCTATGGCAAAGACTTCGTTGTTTTCAGCCATCACTCCAGGTCTGAGTCCCAGCTGATCCTTTGCAATTCCAACCCCATTGGGTGTTCCAACTATGTATGAAAATGGACCATCCATATCTTTAACAGATTGTTCAAGAGCCTCTTCGAGTTTGTATCCTTCAGATAGTTTGTCTGCTATGTAGTGCACAATACATTCTGTGTCGTTATTTGTTTCGAATATGTGGCCTTTACGTTCTAGAGGATCCCTTATTTTCCAGTAGTTGGTTATTTGGCCGTTGTGTACGACTGTTATGTCGGGAATAATGTAACTCTGGAATGGGTGTGCATGATACCTGTCAACCAGACTTTCAGTTGAAAATCTTGTGTGTCCAATTCCATGAGTTCCCATTTTTGATGTTGTATCGTACCTAGCAGCAATGTCCTTTACTAAACCAACATCTTTTATCATTTCAAATGAATGTGCCCCGTTGAGTACTGTCACATTGTCAATTTTGTCGATATCCATGATCAATGGTTTTAACTCTGAAAAAGAACTTAAACCAATTTTGCAGCGGTATATCATGTAATTTTCAACTGATGGAATGATTTCCTCTTTTTTTATTGGTGTAGCAGTATTCACAGTTTCTTTAACTGCTTCTAGAAGGCCGTGTTTCTCCTTAACTTCTATGTTTAGGAGATATTCATTTTCTTTTAATCCAAGCCCGCCGTATATGGCTAAACCAGCGGAATCTGGTCCTCTGTGTTGTAATGCATCTAACATCTTTGTGAGGTCATCACCCACGTGATGAAGCTTTTTATCTTTGTATACTACTCCTGCTATTCCACACACTTTAATACCTCCTTTATGAAGTACTCATGAATCTTTGTATCTTCAGTGAGTTCTGGATGGAAGGCCGTGGCAACATGTTTTCCAGATGCAACCGCAACTATTTTATTGTTAACCCTGGCCAATACTTTTCCATTGTTTAACTTTTCTATGTAGGGTGCTCTTATGAACACTCCTTCATATTTATAGCCGAAAATTTCTATTTCATTTTCGAAAGATGCTTTTTGTCTGCCAAAACCGTTTCTTTTGACTTTCATGTCAATAAGGCCGAGTAATGGCTGTTCATAATCTGTTTCTGTTGCAAGCAGTACTAACCCAGCACAAGTCCCTAATACAGGGATATTTTTTTCTATTATTGCTGTTTTAAGGCCAGTTTTTTCCATAAGTTTACCTATTACTGTGCTTTCTCCCCCGGAAATGATAAGTCCGTTGCACATGGAAAGATCTTCAACAGTTTTAACCTTCAGAATATTGGCTTCAATATCCATACTGCTCAAAGCTTTTTTAGTAGCCTCAAAATGCTCAGAAACATCTCCTTGTAAGTCTAATATTCCTATACTTATCATTTATAATCCAACTCTCTAAGATCGTCCTTTAAAGTCGTTATATTCCTTTGTAAACTTTTTAAGGTGATCTTATTAGATGAATATATCATATATAATTACCGGAAAATATTTTCCGTAAAAATCGCCCTACAAGAAATGTTGAACTAATATTTCTATATTCTATTAAATTTATACAATGTTCAATTTAGTACTTATATATCTTATATAACTGAACACTTATATAAACTTTTCAATTTAACATTATTATTTATAAATAATTTATTTCATGATCAATTAAATTTATATAGCATGTGCAAATCTTAATAATAATTACACTCAATCTATTATTATATTTATTAAAATTAGATAAAGATCAAGATATTTATCAGGAGGTAACAATGGACGAAAAACTCGTTATATTAATTGTTGTTTTAGTAGCAGTTGCCGGTGTAGTTGGGTACGTTATAGGATTGTATCAAGGAGCAGGTAACGTTACATTAAATATAAGTAACAACTCCACAAATGCAACAACGGGAGCGACAACACAAAAAAATACAGTCACACCAGTAAAGAACAACACACCAAAAAATAACACACCAAGTGGGAACAATACTACTTCAACAGGTTAAATAAGTTCTAAATGATTCAATTCTATCTGAATCATTTTTTTTACTTTTTTAAAACATGATCATGTTAAGGAATTTAAGAGATCTATTCATATATTATATGTACCAATTTTAGCTGG is part of the Methanobacterium lacus genome and encodes:
- a CDS encoding flippase, whose protein sequence is MHKLLKGSFIILIGTIFFRVGGYIFMVLMLSLLDINAYGMLNTAMSFQWILILIAVAGLPPAIAKYVSEYLAKDDRYMVKKVIFSSLKIMILMSVVFVTVFYFSAGYISDYMKGGPELTALLQAVSFIAPFSVILGLFRGVFQGYQEMTDIMITRAVEQIFMISLAVVFILAGFYVLGAVVGSIIGFAIAAVSAVIIFRRKFWDGLKNVKKPEKSIGELKLVKMLLLFSTPVIITGLAELTLFQTVNFIVPPMLGFSLLGYYNVASPIARLPLVISSSVAVVLLPAASEAFALNGSSLVKKYVSLAYRYLLLVLLPLCAIVIIFGEPIMQLLFPSKPMAYSFSGTSLMILVVGMAFFSVYGISASVLQGAGKPYPAMVYLVIGTVSNLVLTVLLVPILGLNGAAIATTVASFIIMVLTTKKTLQVTGTELDYSNLAKVGLATVIAGLSMILLPKTILTFFVSLVVLPLIYIMILAFTNTLVPRDISMIQKVGYRSGPFKKPFLMFTEFLSKFVKENV
- a CDS encoding ammonium transporter → MVEAILNSGDTAWMLTSTALVMLMTLPGVALFYGGLTKKENVLNTIFLSFMAFSITSIIWVIYGYPLAFGTDVMGIIGSPANILMNGIDVNALAPLAPTIPLLVYVAFQMTFAAITVALVSGAIVERMKFSAWLAFVPLWITIVYLPISHWVWGGGWLSQLGVLDFAGGTVVHLNAGIAALALVLLLGKRKDIRLLPHNLGYSVIGAALLWFGWFGFNAGSALSAGGLAGSAFLATNTATAAALISWVMMDVIKTGKPTLLGAISGAIAGLVAITPAAGFVTMGGALVIGFLVSIFCYIAISTVKSKFGYDDALDVFGIHGVGGAWGALATGIFAAPFVNSLGTGALYGNPGQIVTQLIGIAVVGVYTLIMTLIIGVVIDKTIGLRVDLKEEVEGLDTHLHEESGYRI
- a CDS encoding glutamate synthase-related protein encodes the protein MPFKVERDHNLCKREFNRPGCCWYMCDNRDEELCKNCYSCFNNCPHDVYEIIDDEPYPLHHENCVGCRICEEMCPNNAIEVNAVPEDRRNVWTQSDIVEIGRKSETGSYKVRGCGATRVIPTFDDLVVIPAQVSRPPIDKYREPCNTKVTLGARFAENPLVIDTPIMIAAMSFGALSKEAKISLAMGATLAGTATNTGEGGMLPEERRYASKLIAQYASGRFGVSAKYLNNSEAVEIKIGQGAKSGMGGHLLGEKVTADVSRIRMIPEGTDALSPARHMDIVGPEDLSMKISQLREITDWKVPIIVKFTSGRVSDDVKIAAKAGADIIVVDGMQGGTGAGPDVVTEHSGVPTIAAIVEADEALKQINLRSKVNLVAGGGIRNGADVAKAIALGADAVYIATAALVSIGCRVCQMCFAGTCRKGIATQNPQLRRRLDYIEGGKRVARYIEAMTEEAVMLTQQAGNTDLLKLEKDDLRALTLESSTLTGVKMAGLEKPFKYKGII
- a CDS encoding P-II family nitrogen regulator; this encodes MKKILAIIRPDKLEEVKQALEDIGCNGLTIKEVRGRGIQLGITESYRGHDYKVDLLPKTEIEIVTGEEDLDNIVDTIVKTAQTGDIGDGKIFISPVEEVIRIRTGERGEKAI
- a CDS encoding ammonium transporter — its product is MVVLDSGDTAWMLISTALVILMTIPGVALFYGGLIRRENVLNTIFLSFVSFAIVSIIWFVYGYDLTFGSDMWGFMGSIANPLFGGVIESNTLSTYAPTIPTGLYAIFQMTFAAITVALISGAVVERMKFSAWLAFIPIWATLVYMPVAHWMWGGGWLAQMGALDFAGGTVVHVNCGMAALALVMLLGARKNSNLLPHHLGYSIIGTGLLWFGWFGFNAGSALGATNLAVSAMIVTNISACVGMMTWILMDKLQTGKPTILGALSGAIAGLAAITPAAGYVNVTAAIIIGFVAAICAYFAVSHLKPRFGYDDSLDVFGIHGVCGIVGTIAVGFFATPLINSAIKGGLIAGNPAQIGIQLLAVLVIGAYAFVMTLIIGKVIDKTIGLRVETQDEVQGLDINLHEESGYRLS
- a CDS encoding class II glutamine amidotransferase domain-containing protein, with protein sequence MCGIAGVVYKDKKLHHVGDDLTKMLDALQHRGPDSAGLAIYGGLGLKENEYLLNIEVKEKHGLLEAVKETVNTATPIKKEEIIPSVENYMIYRCKIGLSSFSELKPLIMDIDKIDNVTVLNGAHSFEMIKDVGLVKDIAARYDTTSKMGTHGIGHTRFSTESLVDRYHAHPFQSYIIPDITVVHNGQITNYWKIRDPLERKGHIFETNNDTECIVHYIADKLSEGYKLEEALEQSVKDMDGPFSYIVGTPNGVGIAKDQLGLRPGVMAENNEVFAIASEEVSLREVMDTHDIDQIAPGETRSYTI
- a CDS encoding P-II family nitrogen regulator — protein: MKEITAVIRPDKLEVVKEALQEIQCNGVTVTEVKGRGRQLGITESYRGRDYKVDLLPKTRLEIIVNDDYVEKVIDAIVKTAQTGDIGDGKIFVAPVEEVIRIRTGERGEKAV
- a CDS encoding GltB/FmdC/FwdC-like GXGXG domain-containing protein — encoded protein: MSEFIINAENQPPREVNRDIRKAAVDYDSIVVKNPNAMHYIAAGLIEPVEIVIDGSAGYFAGTMIDGAKIHITENAGWFPGDNMTSGEVIIDGSAGDGVGQGIYGGTVTVKRDVGSRTGEIMKGGTIIVGGNSGFMTGLFMMGGRIIILGDVSQDAGESIIRGAIYVRGSVESLGKNAKIDELNNDDLTELKELLPEYGFDLSEKDYESFKKIVPRSNRPFYGKESEEG
- a CDS encoding Coenzyme F420 hydrogenase/dehydrogenase, beta subunit C-terminal domain, producing the protein MENSSKEKVAVVGTPCHMVAASKLEKFSDVLGNSPIDIKIGLFCMENFSYSSIKKLLDKNNIDMNDIQECRVEKNYMWFYLNEDKIFKVPLNKAKSCIRKNCNICMDFTSELSDISVGSVGSEEGWSTVIVRSDKGLEFLKNAEKDSYIETKPIDEKGIKLIENLSNKKMKENIEEIQRRELVGRPVIYRRQMPIREYYEEIENCQFNDLKGDVIDIGACVLCGACDYVCPEGIIKIDDRKPQLTGKCPEGCNLCYMACPRTYVPDDIMTTDADKKPLGDYLKIVSAKAPMLNGQDGGVATALLNYALAKNVVDDVIVVDKNSKEPWKPEPKLTNNVADVLKAAGTKYSACTIFTPLKDLNKGKGGM
- the pdxT gene encoding pyridoxal 5'-phosphate synthase glutaminase subunit PdxT, yielding MISIGILDLQGDVSEHFEATKKALSSMDIEANILKVKTVEDLSMCNGLIISGGESTVIGKLMEKTGLKTAIIEKNIPVLGTCAGLVLLATETDYEQPLLGLIDMKVKRNGFGRQKASFENEIEIFGYKYEGVFIRAPYIEKLNNGKVLARVNNKIVAVASGKHVATAFHPELTEDTKIHEYFIKEVLKCVE